TCGGCTCGGGCCTGCCCGTCCACGAGGCCACCGGCAACATGGTCGTGGACATCGGCGGCGGCACCACCGAGGTCGCCGTCATCTCCCTCGGCGGAATCGTCACGGCGCAGTCCATCCGGGTGGCCGGCGACGAGCTGGACAACGCGATCATCCAGCACATCAAGAAGGAGTACTCGCTCCTCCTCGGCGAGCGCACCGCCGAGCAGATCAAGATCACCATCGGGTCGGCGTACGACCTCGACAAGGACGAGCACACCGAGATCCGGGGCCGCGACCTCGTCTCCGGTCTGCCGAAGACGGTGGTCATCTCCGCCGCCGAGGTCCGCAAGGCCATCGAGGAACCGGTCAACGCCATCGTGGACGCGGTGAAGACCACCCTCGACAAGTGCCCGCCGGAACTCTCCGGCGACATCATGGACCGCGGCATCGTCCTCACGGGCGGCGGCGCCCTGCTGCGCGGACTCGACGAGCGGCTGCGCCGCGAGACGGGCATGCCGATCCACATCGCCGAGGACCCCCTCGACTCCGTGGCCCTCGGCTCCGGCAAGTGCGTCGAGGAGTTCGAAGCACTCCAGCAGGTCCTGGACGCCCAGCCCCGGCGTTGACGCAAATCCCCGTAACGGGGCATGTGGAACACAAGGATCCGCCGTACGGGTGCTAGCGCGCCTGTGCGGCGGATCGTTGATATACAGGCACAGTCCGGTGCGAACCCCCGCTCCGTCGGAGCGGCTCCGGCACCGCGAATACCTACGAGGAAGGCACGCCGCCGCACGTGAGGGACACACGAGAGAGCCGGCTGCTCCTGGTGCTTCTGATCGCCATCGCGTTCGCTTTGATCACGGTGGACATCAGGGCGGGCGAGGAGTCACCGGTCGACGGCGCCCGGCAGGCCGCCGCGGCGGTCTTCGGCCCCGTGGAGAAGGGCGTCGCGACCGCGGTCAACCCCGTCGCCCACGCCATAGGCGCCGTACGGGACTCCGGCGAACGCCACAACCGCATCAAGACGCTCGAACGCGAGAACACCGCGCTGAAGGCGAAGCTCGGCAGCGACGCGCAGACCCACAGCCGGATCCACGAACTGGACGAGATGCTCAAGCGGGCGGGCGCCGGGCAGTACGGGATCAAGGGCGCCGAAGTCATCGGGATAGGAGCGGCCCAGGGCTTCTCCTGGACCGTCACGATCGACGCCGGCAGCAAGGACGGCATCGAACGCGACATGACCGTCCTCAACGGCGACGGCCTCGTCGGGCGCGTCGCGACCGTCGGCCCCGACACCGCCACCGTGGTCCTCGCCAACGACCCCGACTTCACGGTCGGCACCCGCCTGGAGAAGACCGGCGAACTCGGCTTCGCCACCGGCCAGGGCGACCGCGCCCTGTCGGTCCAGATGCTGAACGGCAAGGCCAAGATCGCCCCCGGCGACCGGCTCGTCACCTTCGGCTCGCGCGGCAACAAGCCCTTCGTGCCGGGCGTCCCGCTCGGCGAGGTGGTCAAGGTCGACCCCTCGCGCGGCGACCTGACCCGCACCGTGTGGGTGCGGCCGTTCGTCGGCTTCTCCCGCCTGGACATCGTCGGCGTCGTCGTGATGCCGCCGCGCGAGGACCCGCGCGACACCGTCCTGCCGCCCAAGCCGGAAGTGAAGCCCACCCCGACCGTCACCGTCACCGTGGCCCCGTCGGCGTCCGCCAGTGCCCCCGCCAAGCCGGCCGACGAGTAGGAGCTGACCGATCATGCGCTTCAACCGGATCCTGCTCTCGGCCACGCTGATCGTGGTCGCCCTCGTCATCCAGGTGACCGTCCTCGGCCGGCTGCAACTCCCCGGCGCCGTGCCCGACCTGCTGCTGCTCACCGTCGTCGCCCTCGCCCTGGTCTACGGACACCTCAGCGGCGCCTTCGTCGGCTTCGGCGCGGGTCTCCTCGCGGACCTCGCGCCGCCCGCCGACCACGCCGCCGGACGGTACGCCCTGGTGCTCTGCATCGTCGGTTACCTCGTCGGCCTGGTCCGCCCCGACAACGGGCGGTTCCGCTCCGCGTGGGGGCCGCTGACGACCGTCGTCGCCGCCGCGATCGGCTCCACGCTGCTGTACGCGGGCGTCGGCGCCCTCGTCGGCGACACGGCCGCCCGGCACGTGGGCCTCACCGAACTGCTGTTCACCGCCACGCTGTACGACCTGCTCCTCGCGCCCTTCACCGTGCCGCTCGTCATGGCCCTCGCCCGCCGCGCCGAGAACGACCCGCTGGCCGTCGAAGCGGGCGGCGGACCGCCCCAGGGCAAGGCCGTGTCCTCCGGCTGGCTGGCCGGTGGAACAGGGCTGCGGATCGGCAGCCAGCGCGGCGGACTGCGGCTCAAGACGGCGCGCGGCCGCGCCAACAGGGCCGGCCGCATAAAGGGCGTCAAAGGTGTGAAGAGCGTCAGGAAGCTGTGAGGGGGGAGCGGACGTGACCAACATCCCGGAGACCGGCCGCACCCCCCGGGTGCAGATCCGGCTCGTCATCATCCAGGTGCTCGTCTTCTCGCTGCTGTTCACACTCGGCGGACGCCTTTGGTACCTCCAGATCCGCAACGGCTCCGAGTACGCCGACGAGGCCAAGAACAACCACGTCCAGCAGGTCGTCCAGCCCGCCGTGCGCGGCTCGATCCTCGACGACCGCGGGGTGCCGCTCGCCGACAACGAGACGCGCCTGGTCGTCTCCGCCAGCCGCACCGAGCTGATGAAGATAAAGGACAAGGGCAAAGGCGTCCTCGCCCGGCTCGCCGCCGTACTGGACATGAAGCCGCAGGCCGTCATGGACAAGGTCCGCCTCTGCGACTCCAAGACCCCCCAGCCCTGCTGGAACGGTTCCCCCTACCAGCCGATCCCGGTCACCCTGGGGGCCACCACCCAGCAGGCCCTCCAGATCCGCGAACGCCCCGAGGACTTCCCCGCCATCACCGCCGAGCCCACCGCCGTACGCCGCTACCCGGCGCCGGGCGGCGCCAACACCGGCCAGGTGCTCGGCTACCTCTCCCCGGTCACCGACGACGAGATCCAGAAGGCCAAGAACACCAACTCGCCGTTCCTGCGCTCCGACCAGGTCGGCCGCTTCGGCCTGGAGCGCACGTACGACAAGGAGCTGCGCGGCAAGTCCGGCGTCACCCGCTACGAGGTCGACAACCTCGGCCGGGTCATCGGCGAGGCGAAGAACGACCCGGCCGTCCCCGGCGCCCACGTCGTCACCAGCATCGACGCCCGCGTGCAGGCGGTCGCCGAGTACGAGCTGAACGCCGCGATGGTCGAGGCGCGCAAGCAGATCGACCGCAACACCGGCGTCCCCTACAAGGCCGACGCCGGAGCCATCGTCGTCCTGGAATCCAAGACGGGCCGCGTCGTGGCCATGGCCTCCAACCCCACCTACGACCCCAAC
This Streptomyces sp. NBC_00539 DNA region includes the following protein-coding sequences:
- the mreD gene encoding rod shape-determining protein MreD, whose translation is MRFNRILLSATLIVVALVIQVTVLGRLQLPGAVPDLLLLTVVALALVYGHLSGAFVGFGAGLLADLAPPADHAAGRYALVLCIVGYLVGLVRPDNGRFRSAWGPLTTVVAAAIGSTLLYAGVGALVGDTAARHVGLTELLFTATLYDLLLAPFTVPLVMALARRAENDPLAVEAGGGPPQGKAVSSGWLAGGTGLRIGSQRGGLRLKTARGRANRAGRIKGVKGVKSVRKL
- the mreC gene encoding rod shape-determining protein MreC, translated to MRDTRESRLLLVLLIAIAFALITVDIRAGEESPVDGARQAAAAVFGPVEKGVATAVNPVAHAIGAVRDSGERHNRIKTLERENTALKAKLGSDAQTHSRIHELDEMLKRAGAGQYGIKGAEVIGIGAAQGFSWTVTIDAGSKDGIERDMTVLNGDGLVGRVATVGPDTATVVLANDPDFTVGTRLEKTGELGFATGQGDRALSVQMLNGKAKIAPGDRLVTFGSRGNKPFVPGVPLGEVVKVDPSRGDLTRTVWVRPFVGFSRLDIVGVVVMPPREDPRDTVLPPKPEVKPTPTVTVTVAPSASASAPAKPADE
- a CDS encoding rod shape-determining protein, producing MSFIGRDMAIDLGTANTLVYVRGRGIVLNEPSVVAINTNTGGILAVGSEAKKMIGRTPGNIVAVRPLKDGVIADFEITERMLRYFILKIHKRRYLARPRVVVCVPSGITGVERRAVIEASTQAGARQVHIIEEPMAAAIGSGLPVHEATGNMVVDIGGGTTEVAVISLGGIVTAQSIRVAGDELDNAIIQHIKKEYSLLLGERTAEQIKITIGSAYDLDKDEHTEIRGRDLVSGLPKTVVISAAEVRKAIEEPVNAIVDAVKTTLDKCPPELSGDIMDRGIVLTGGGALLRGLDERLRRETGMPIHIAEDPLDSVALGSGKCVEEFEALQQVLDAQPRR